The Gammaproteobacteria bacterium genome includes a window with the following:
- a CDS encoding aminodeoxychorismate synthase component I produces the protein MPTPSSVNQYAVTIRRIDVAVDLLKLHHQDPQRYPHLLESVSAGPQGQYDILFAFPQETLTLNAQGDLTGESSATEGNDFLTAFDQWWQGQYAQPSIDSELPFLGGWFVYLGYELAAQIEPGLSLPAPSMVMPTAFATRFPCAILHDRQRHQSWLMAEQKEGSDNIHLMEQDVLRAGEQALEIPALSIQLHEDNGNSYCTAVETILEYIRAGDVFQVNLSRQWNAVIDEAISNTALYDYLRKNNPGPFNGLATGDWGAVISSSPERLVRVKGDLIETRPIAGTRPRNAQGTIDQALSEELLNHPKEQAEHIMLLDLERNDLGRVCRPGSIEVDEMMVLESYAHVHHIVSNVRGHLRPGISPADSFRAVFPGGTITGCPKVRCMEIIAELEQEGRGAYTGSMGYVNRNGDMDLNILIRSLSRQQQQLSLRAGAGIVADSIAVRELEETRSKAKGLLWALGSET, from the coding sequence ATGCCGACCCCGTCTTCTGTCAACCAATACGCGGTGACTATTCGCCGCATTGATGTTGCAGTCGACCTGCTCAAGCTGCATCATCAAGATCCTCAGCGTTATCCCCATCTATTAGAAAGCGTGAGTGCCGGCCCTCAAGGTCAGTACGATATTCTGTTTGCCTTTCCACAAGAAACCTTAACCCTGAATGCCCAAGGCGATTTAACCGGTGAGTCATCAGCAACCGAAGGCAATGATTTTCTAACAGCGTTTGATCAATGGTGGCAAGGTCAATATGCGCAACCCTCTATAGACTCTGAACTTCCATTTCTCGGGGGCTGGTTTGTTTATCTGGGCTATGAATTAGCCGCCCAGATTGAACCCGGTCTATCCTTACCTGCACCGTCAATGGTTATGCCCACAGCATTTGCTACCCGTTTTCCGTGTGCGATCCTGCATGATCGACAACGCCATCAGAGCTGGTTGATGGCGGAACAGAAAGAGGGTAGTGATAATATTCATCTGATGGAGCAGGATGTGCTGCGGGCAGGCGAACAGGCACTAGAGATACCTGCGCTGTCTATTCAGCTCCATGAGGATAATGGCAACTCTTATTGTACGGCTGTTGAGACCATCCTGGAATATATCCGGGCAGGGGATGTCTTTCAGGTTAATCTGTCCAGGCAATGGAATGCTGTTATTGATGAAGCAATTTCTAATACTGCCCTATATGATTATTTACGTAAGAATAATCCTGGCCCCTTTAATGGGCTGGCAACGGGAGATTGGGGCGCGGTCATCAGTTCCTCACCCGAACGTCTGGTTCGGGTCAAAGGGGATTTGATCGAGACCCGTCCTATCGCGGGTACTCGTCCCAGAAATGCACAGGGAACAATCGACCAGGCCTTGTCAGAGGAGTTATTAAACCACCCCAAGGAACAGGCAGAACATATTATGTTGCTTGACCTGGAGCGCAATGACCTAGGGCGTGTCTGTCGTCCTGGCAGTATTGAAGTGGATGAGATGATGGTGTTGGAGAGCTATGCCCATGTGCATCATATTGTGTCAAATGTGCGCGGCCATTTGCGCCCCGGCATCAGTCCAGCGGATAGTTTTCGTGCGGTGTTTCCTGGTGGCACCATTACCGGTTGTCCCAAGGTGCGCTGTATGGAGATTATTGCAGAGCTGGAGCAAGAAGGCAGGGGGGCTTATACCGGCTCAATGGGGTATGTTAACCGCAATGGGGATATGGATCTGAATATCCTGATACGCAGCCTGTCACGACAGCAGCAACAACTCAGTCTGCGGGCAGGAGCGGGGATTGTTGCAGATTCCATTGCTGTGCGTGAGCTGGAGGAGACGCGCAGTAAGGCGAAAGGGTTATTGTGGGCATTGGGATCCGAGACATGA
- a CDS encoding DUF1778 domain-containing protein translates to MSSAAQPKDERINLRLKHNAKLVLERAASFEGQTVSKFVLNSALSQAEKTIQEHEQRILSK, encoded by the coding sequence ATGAGTTCAGCTGCGCAACCCAAAGATGAACGGATTAACCTCCGTCTTAAGCACAATGCAAAACTAGTGCTTGAACGTGCTGCAAGCTTTGAAGGTCAGACCGTCAGTAAATTTGTTCTAAATAGTGCGTTGTCTCAAGCAGAGAAAACCATTCAGGAACATGAGCAGCGTATACTGTCTAAATGA